The following are encoded together in the Mus musculus strain NOD/MrkTac chromosome 17 genomic contig, GRCm38.p6 alternate locus group NOD/MrkTac MMCHR17_NOD_IDD1 genome:
- the 2410137M14Rik gene encoding uncharacterized protein LOC76797 has product MTPPKTNVAHHSTLEGDVTLRCWALDFHPAVIILTWQRDEKDLTQDMDLVETRPAEDEAFQKWAAVVLPSGEEHKYTCHVQPEGLSEPLILKWSKEPSFSPTTPITGITAGLVLLPVLVTGGLSATIPLEYCLRSRTKSFLWNQIVLHSVLCLYPPRDGEGC; this is encoded by the exons atg ACTCCCCCCAAAACAAATGTGGCCCATCATTCAACGCTTGAAGGTGATGTCACCCTGAGATGCTGGGCCCTGGATTTCCACCCTGCTGTCATCATCCTGACCTGGCAGAGGGATGAGAAGGACCTGACTCAGGACATGGACCTTGTGGAGACCAGGCCTGCAGAGGACGAAGCCTTCCAGAAGTGGGCAGCTGTGGTGCTGCCTTCAGGAGAAGAGCATAAATACACATGCCATGTGCAACCTGAGGGGCTGTCTGAACCTCTCATCCTGAAATGGAGTAAAG aGCCATCTTTTTCTCCCACCACACCCATCACGGGGATCACTGCTGGTCTGGTTCTCCTTCCAGTTTTGGTCACTGGAG GTCTGTCTGCAACCATACCCCTGGAATATTGCCTGAGGTCTAGGACTAAGAGTTTCCTCTGGAACCAAATCGTTCTGCATTCTGTTCTCTGCCTTTATCCTCCCAGAGATGGAGAAGGAtgttaa